A region of Deltaproteobacteria bacterium DNA encodes the following proteins:
- the rnpA gene encoding ribonuclease P protein component, whose protein sequence is MYTGADRIRKRPEFIHISKTGRRVQNSFFIVLYIAGVAQQSRLGVTVTKRVGNAVTRNRIKRLLREYFRSNREKLGAILDMNIIAKEEAAGLTSAETFSSLESLFRKIERYCDCQKNVS, encoded by the coding sequence ATGTATACCGGCGCGGACCGGATCAGGAAACGCCCTGAGTTCATCCACATCTCCAAAACCGGGCGACGGGTGCAGAACTCGTTTTTCATCGTTTTGTATATAGCCGGAGTTGCACAACAGTCACGACTGGGCGTAACGGTAACCAAACGGGTCGGGAACGCGGTCACCAGGAATCGGATCAAACGGCTGCTTCGCGAATATTTCCGGTCGAACCGGGAAAAACTGGGCGCCATTCTAGATATGAACATCATCGCGAAAGAAGAGGCAGCCGGGCTTACATCGGCGGAAACATTTTCATCGCTGGAAAGTCTGTTTAGGAAGATTGAGAGATATTGTGATTGTCAAAAAAACGTTTCTTAA
- the yidD gene encoding membrane protein insertion efficiency factor YidD, whose amino-acid sequence MVKKTFLKLIKGYQYFISPMLMPACRFYPSCSEYAHEAIERHGVAKGLLLAAKRILRCHPFNPGGVDPVPR is encoded by the coding sequence ATTGTCAAAAAAACGTTTCTTAAGCTGATAAAAGGCTATCAATATTTCATATCTCCAATGCTGATGCCGGCATGCCGGTTTTATCCGAGCTGTTCCGAATACGCGCATGAGGCCATCGAACGCCACGGGGTAGCAAAGGGCCTTTTGCTTGCCGCCAAAAGAATTTTACGGTGTCATCCCTTCAATCCCGGTGGGGTCGATCCCGTTCCCCGTTGA